ggcggctcgtcttcttgcccagctcgacgtcgtcggatGCAGACTCGGTGgcttccgcggcggcggccttgtcatcgtcatcgccgccataTGCGTACTTGCTGCGGGCACGGATCCGGGCGCCATATCGCCAGAAGAGAAAGGGGATGGCGCAGCACAGAAGGCTCAGGAAGGCGAGAAAGGTCGAGGCCCACTGGTCGCCCATGCGGTCGTACATCTGCTCGGTGAAgagcacgacggcggcgccccaaAAGGAGCGCAGGAAGGTCttggccgcgagcgccgaggcggcctgGTGCTGGTACGAGTCGACGAGGTAGTTGTTGGCCGAGTTGTAGAGGAAGAtgaagccgaagccgacggggAAGCCGCCCATGGCGGGCCCGGCCCACGACAGCTCCGGGTACGACGTCCAGGCGAAGATGAAGAGCCCGATGGGTATGAACCAGcacgacgccatcatggGGATGAGGCGcacctcggcgggcggcctgccgTTGTGCCTGCGCACGAGCCCGACGTAGTGCCTGTTGACGAGCGGGGAGCACACGGCCGAGCAGACGACGCCCACCGCCACGGGGATGAACATGAGGCCCGTCTTGCCCGAGGAccagcccttgccgccctggtAGACGATGGGGAAGGCGACGAAGAACATGTACAGCAGGCCGTAGAGCACGCTCATGTAGATGCtgatgaggaagacgatgagctCGCCGAAGAGCAGCTGGAAGGGCCGGATGAGGAAGATGGCCAGCCGCTCCGAAAAGGGCCGCAGGTCGAGGTCCTGCTCCGTGACGTGCGACGCGTCGCCCGTATCCTTGCGCAGcttgcgcgcccgccgtgccaGGATGGTCGGCGCGTACGTCTCCGGCACGGTGAAGGTGATGAGAATCCAGACGATGGCCGCGAGGATGAGCTGCAGCCAGTagagccagcgccagcccgaGGCGTCGGAGAGGAAGCCACCGACGAGGGGTCCGACTATAATTAGCCTCTGTTAGTTTTCCCCTCACTGCTGCGTCTTTGGACTCGCCCACTCGACATGTCGCGGAAAGGTGGAAAGGGGGGTGGGAAGAAACTCACTCGCAGGCCCGAGAAAGGGCGCGGCCGAAAAGGCGGCCATTGgcacgccgcgctcctcgttGCGCCACAGGTCGGCCAGCGTGCCGCCCACGAGGGTCATGGGCGCGGAGaaggcgatgccgtcgatggcgcggcAGACGAGCAGGGTGGCGATGTTGTTGGCCACGGCGCAGGggatgatgaagacgacggcgacgagcagcgtggAGCCACTGCATTCTTTTGTTAGTTGTTTATTCTCTATCCCATCGTTGCCTTTTTTTCCCCTCGCGCGGGTTTTTTTCATCTTGAGAAGAaacaacagcagcatctTAGAAGAAAGGGGGAGCGA
Above is a genomic segment from Purpureocillium takamizusanense chromosome 2, complete sequence containing:
- the NAG4 gene encoding Synaptic vesicle transporter SVOP, variant 2 (COG:S~EggNog:ENOG503NTW3~TransMembrane:10 (i36-58o64-82i89-108o120-145i195-222o234-254i275-296o302-323i335-356o368-388i)), with product MLLLFLLKMKKTRARGKKGNDGIENKQLTKECSGSTLLVAVVFIIPCAVANNIATLLVCRAIDGIAFSAPMTLVGGTLADLWRNEERGVPMAAFSAAPFLGPAIGPLVGGFLSDASGWRWLYWLQLILAAIVWILITFTVPETYAPTILARRARKLRKDTGDASHVTEQDLDLRPFSERLAIFLIRPFQLLFGELIVFLISIYMSVLYGLLYMFFVAFPIVYQGGKGWSSGKTGLMFIPVAVGVVCSAVCSPLVNRHYVGLVRRHNGRPPAEVRLIPMMASCWFIPIGLFIFAWTSYPELSWAGPAMGGFPVGFGFIFLYNSANNYLVDSYQHQAASALAAKTFLRSFWGAAVVLFTEQMYDRMGDQWASTFLAFLSLLCCAIPFLFWRYGARIRARSKYAYGGDDDDKAAAAEATESASDDVELGKKTSRRPSHGVIRDGTEHEDDDLRRAMSYVSNP
- the NAG4 gene encoding Synaptic vesicle transporter SVOP (COG:S~TransMembrane:12 (i148-167o187-207i219-242o248-266i273-292o304-329i379-406o418-438i459-480o486-507i519-540o552-572i)~EggNog:ENOG503NTW3), which encodes MDEKGPTPDGTSSSSSSRTRTHSDAHAQRPRTRDSSHKERFDPELDIDLPYRTLTSDARLDEYKREVPGGEIPVMTAPSTRNSIGRHHHHVGDSNRSNSHSNNNSPAAGNTNGGGGDAQTEPLQEYRLVAFEPNDPDNPKNWSKAFKWYITMVVAATCFVVALASSVVTADIPGVSREFGVSKEVSLLSVTLFVVGFGVGPMAFAPLSEVLGRRIIYGSTLLVAVVFIIPCAVANNIATLLVCRAIDGIAFSAPMTLVGGTLADLWRNEERGVPMAAFSAAPFLGPAIGPLVGGFLSDASGWRWLYWLQLILAAIVWILITFTVPETYAPTILARRARKLRKDTGDASHVTEQDLDLRPFSERLAIFLIRPFQLLFGELIVFLISIYMSVLYGLLYMFFVAFPIVYQGGKGWSSGKTGLMFIPVAVGVVCSAVCSPLVNRHYVGLVRRHNGRPPAEVRLIPMMASCWFIPIGLFIFAWTSYPELSWAGPAMGGFPVGFGFIFLYNSANNYLVDSYQHQAASALAAKTFLRSFWGAAVVLFTEQMYDRMGDQWASTFLAFLSLLCCAIPFLFWRYGARIRARSKYAYGGDDDDKAAAAEATESASDDVELGKKTSRRPSHGVIRDGTEHEDDDLRRAMSYVSNP